One genomic window of Hydra vulgaris chromosome 03, alternate assembly HydraT2T_AEP includes the following:
- the LOC100210442 gene encoding probable serine incorporator: MFRNFSKGLNIIANFDNTVCCFIFYPLTLIWNYLQLPRVRQSKVTRLRYISVLVIVSTISMFMISTKSYKYLTDSFCFKIGYHNCEYLHGVGPVYRMLFTVFLFFSIMAVLLIGVENSLCTRATIHNQLWIFKSIILLGCTIASIFLPRSIYTGEVWHFFGLNGGFAVIIVQFLFLIDAVHIFNSKVISLMEYKEYSNSSKLCFLMLWIPTSIFYIGSLFGTVMFYKRYSSKTDCVSNLFFVSFHVYMCVAATFISIHPVIQEVRPKSGLLQSSIASAYSTYILMTALSNQPDGICNPSRNYLYPIDSLKNEQIIISLVLNLFIISIFSLRSVKSPQYGKTNSSLNKQNINGKQSNQTNSNDNTSNKESENNELPKKLKIVYDDEYNGVEYSYSFFHTVIGISALYTMMVLTNWYRPEEEENLSVKLIAGWGAVWMKICSGIFCVFLYIWSMVAPLLFPNSYKELVFYELFFTVYS; encoded by the coding sequence ATGTTTCGCAATTTTTCCAAAGGATTAAATATAATAGCGAATTTCGATAATACCGTTTGCTGTTTTATTTTCTATCCTTTAACACTGATATGGAACTACTTACAATTACCTCGCGTGCGTCAATCAAAAGTTACACGCTTACGTTATATCAGTGTGTTGGTGATCGTAAGCACGATTTCTATGTTTATGATATCAACAAAAAGCTATAAGTACTTAACTGATTCGTTTTGTTTCAAGATAGGTTACCATAACTGCGAGTATTTACATGGAGTTGGGCCGGTTTACCGAATGCTATTTActgtatttctatttttctcGATCATGGCAGTATTACTAATTGGTGTTGAAAATTCTTTATGCACCCGAGCAACAATACATAATCAGTTGTggatttttaaatcaattattttgCTTGGTTGCACGATTGCTTCGATATTTTTACCACGATCTATTTACACTGGTGAAGTTTGGcatttttttggattaaatGGGGGCTTTGCAGTAATTATCgttcagtttctttttttgattgacgctgttcatatttttaattcaaaagtaaTTTCTTTAATGGAATATAAAGAATATTCCAATTCTTCGAAACtgtgttttttaatgttatggATACCaacatctattttttatataggttCGTTATTTGGTACGGtgatgttttataaaagatatagtTCAAAAACTGACTGTgtctctaatttattttttgtcagttTTCATGTTTACATGTGCGTTGCCGCCACGTTTATATCTATTCACCCAGTCATTCAAGAAGTGAGGCCCAAGTCAGGATTATTGCAATCTTCCATTGCATCTGCGTATAGCACTTATATACTTATGACAGCTCTATCTAATCAGCCTGATGGTATTTGCAATCCAAGTCGAAACTATTTGTATCCAATTGATTCACTTAAAAACgagcaaattattataagtttagtACTGAACCTCTTTATTATAAGCATATTTAGCTTAAGATCAGTAAAGTCTCCGCAATACGGCAAAACAAATAGTTCTCTaaataagcaaaatataaaTGGAAAACAATCAAATCAAACTAACAGTAACGACAACACTTCAAATAAAGAATCAGAAAATAACGAGttaccaaaaaaattgaaaatagtttatGACGATGAGTATAATGGAGTAGAGTACAGCTACTCGTTTTTTCACACCGTAATTGGTATAAGTGCGTTATATACAATGATGGTATTAACAAATTGGTACAGACCTGAAGAAGAAGAAAACTTAAGTGTAAAACTTATTGCAGGCTGGGGGGCGGTTTGGATGAAAATTTGCAGTGGAATATTTTGCGTATTTCTTTACATATGGTCAATGGTAGCACCGTTATTGTTTCCAAATTCATATAAagaattagttttttatgaattatttttcacCGTATACTcttga
- the LOC100202087 gene encoding uncharacterized protein LOC100202087 isoform X2, with the protein MRATLSFTLLFLLVSTCFVLGNPKKKNNKLKLKVGKEAKSPAFSEAEGKKEAKKRPTTDVDPKVAERNETVDKQTHQPNRTLESGRPPRYPLKPFSAEVTAHQDEIGGCKDHSAAKHICTRCADKCFAPEHEVFAYSYCRKSCGLCDIKTSQFHTYWRLRAGSQFDPTWMLTKVEWYANANQNISLVDNSSRAYASSSFPGFDAHYAMEDNLNTSWYPSGWGVHDNNDDWIAYEFKVAVRIQAVRMVLSSATYAPKKIFVEAADNKFGPFQTKWMIRNPNSILDQVYQYQQCPVLWKKLETDNGVWCYRVISKLRTWKEAEKTCELEGGKLASIISDDERNFIANVIRPCGFTWIGLSQTNHAYLWSDNLDGSKNCPARADYRNWKKGMTYSDVQKDLLNCVAIDEEGNWLSFHCSNKFYFLCKQELKPRVDPRPDLVVQNNPTEPEIPPLIFIYPNITVPVVNTLKLEPGVFPDENGNVEVEEEEAADVNELLYDQTVAHLKQEGIEPWEALANDPRIDEAQYMLELNRLAINAALNNSDSYKNETYADNTKEGSPEALKIQQKIEHKQEYQETTDQNQAASQGFENFNVQSSKALPVVGPPISAPVGTNGMGSMPNIIGGKPAYEPAQPSSNENLSQNAGPVAASMNKPSQSNIPALPSTVSQNEIHSNNNQTPGSLPPSADNQPTKPVQTLPQTNPSPPPIQPVPSISLPPTLPQQLPNQYPTQPVQSPTVQAGEKPKEPTTQSSNNNSKQSSQPSEQNKASSSDKDSSEKEEEESEENESDEENTDDKDNSDEETPKPNQSQPQQATTSNAPQPSINQPHQATGGWNSPQSPAGMGASPSMISSPPSPPAPKEGDNDDDSEPSIGSPSDIKVNKKKKKKKPTKPGGDVNGEDGRLNEQTVKKPIDLKQEKDEESETVDESDTTIGGINKNKKAKPGSGRKKSKAKHQKRMKSAKMVKKDQQKKTTVEQTNDDIESGYGNDGSEDDLDDIFQTISDKL; encoded by the exons ATGAGAGCAACTCTCTCGTTTACACTGTTGTTTCTGTTGGTATCAACGTGCTTTGTTCTAG gcaatccaaaaaaaaaaaacaataagttgaAGTTAAAAGTTGGAAAAGAAGCAAAATCTCCTGCTTTTTCAGAAGCTGAAggaaaaaaagaagcaaaaaaacgTCCAACAACCGATGTTGATCCCAAAGTTGCTGAGCGTAATGAGACTGTTGACAAGCAAACGCATCAACCGAATA GAACACTAGAAAGTGGAAGACCACCAAGATATCCTTTAAAACCTTTCTCAGCTGAAGTAACTGCACATCAAG ATGAAATTGGTGGGTGTAAAGACCATTCTGCTGCAAAACATATTTGTACACGATGTGCTGATAAATGTTTCGCTCCAGAGCATGAAGTATTTGCATATTCATATTGCAGAAAATCATGTGGCCTTTGTGATATTAAAACTAGCC AATTTCATACATATTGGCGCTTACGTGCTGGTTCACAATTTGATCCAACATGGATGTTAACAAAAGTAGAATGGTATGCAAATGCAAATCAAAACATTTCACTTGTAGATAACAGTTCTCGTGCATACGCAAGCAGTTCATTTccag gGTTTGATGCTCATTATGCTATGGAAGATAATCTAAACACTTCATGGTATCCAAGTGGATGGGGTGTGCATGATAACAATGATGATTGGATTGCCTATGAATTTAAAGTTGCTGTTAGAATCCAAGCTGTTAGAATGGTTTTGTCAAGTGCCACCTATgctccaaaaaaaatatttgttgaagcAGCTGATAACAAGTTTGGACCGTTCCAAACTAAATGGATGATACGAAATCCAAATTCTATTCTTGATCAAGTTTACCAATATCAAC AATGCCCAGTGCTCTGGAAAAAGTTAGAAACCGATAATGGAGTTTGGTGTTATAGAGTTATTTCAAAACTTAGAACCTGGAAAGAGGCTGAAAAAACATGTGAATTAGAGGGTGGTAAATTGGCCAGCATTATTTCTGATGATGAGAGAAATTTCATTGCAAATGTTATTCGACCATGTGG ttTTACTTGGATTGGATTAAGTCAAACTAATCATGCTTATTTATGGTCAGACAATCTAGACGGTTCTAAAAATTGTCCAGCAAGAGCAGACTATAGAAATTGGAAGAAAGGAATGACTTATAGTGATgttcaaaaagatttattaaactgTGTTGCCATTGATGAAGAAGGAAACTGGCTTAGTTTTCACTGCAGCAATAAGTTTTACTTCCTGTGCAAACAAGAATTGA AGCCTCGTGTAGATCCTCGGCCAGATTTAGTTGTACAGAATAACCCTACAGAACCAGAGATACCTccacttatatttatttatccaAATATCACTGTTCCAG tggtGAACACTCTAAAATTGGAGCCTGGAGTTTTTCCTGATGAAAATGGAAATGTTGAGGTAGAAGAGGAAGAAGCTGCAGATGTTAATGAATTATTATATGATCAAACAGTGGCTCACCTTAAGCAAGAAGGGATTGAACCATGGGAAGCTCTCGCT AACGATCCAAGAATTGATGAAGCACAGTACATGTTAGAGCTAAATCGTCTAGCTATTAATGCTGCATTGAATAACAGTGACTCTTACAAAAATGAAACATATGCTGATAATACAAAGGAAGGATCACCTGAAGCTCTAAAgattcaacaaaaaattgagCATAAGCAAGAGTACCAAGAAACAACAGATCAAAATCAAGCTGCATCTCaaggttttgaaaactttaatgttcag tcAAGCAAAGCTCTCCCTGTTGTTGGTCCACCAATTAGTGCTCCTGTTGGAACAAATGGGATGGGAAGTATGCCAAATATTATTGGTGGAAAACCAGCCTATGAACCAGCTCAACCATCCAGCAATGAAAATCTTTCTCAAAATGCTGGTCCAGTAGCAGCAAGTATGAACAAACCATCTCAGTCTAACATACCTGCTCTACCTTCAACTGTATCACAAAACGAAATTCACAGCAATAACAACCAGACTCCTGGATCATTACCTCCAAGTGCAGACAATCAGCCAACAAAGCCTGTTCAAACTTTGCCACAAACAAACCCGTCTCCACCTCCTATCCAACCAGTTCCAAGCATTAGCTTGCCACCAACATTACCACAACAATTACCAAATCAATACCCAACTCAACCTGTTCAATCCCCAACAGTACAAGCTGGAGAAAAACCTAAAGAACCCACAACTCAGTCTTCTAATAATAACAGCAAGCAATCTAGTCAGCCATCGGAACAAAATAAAGCAAGTTCTTCTGATAAAGACAGCtctgaaaaagaagaagaagagaGTGAAGAAAATGAGAGCGATGAAGAGAACactgatgacaaagacaactcaGATGAAGAAACCCCTAAACCTAATCAAAGCCAACCTCAGCAAGCTACAACTTCAAATGCCCCACAACCTAGCATAAACCAACCTCATCAGGCCACTGGTGGATGGAATAGTCCTCAGTCACCTGCAGGAATGGGTGCAAGTCCAAGTATGATCTCTTCACCACCTTCACCACCAGCACCTAAAGAAGGAGACAATGATGATGACTCAGAGCCTAGCATTGGTTCCCCATCCGAtattaaag ttaacaaaaagaaaaagaagaagaagccAACAAAGCCAGGTGGTGATGTCAATGGAGAAGATGGTCGATTAAACGaacaaacagttaaaaaacCAATTGATTTAAAGCAAGAGAAAGATGAAGAATCAGAAACAGTGGATGAATCTGATACTACTATTGGTGGAATCAACAAGAATAAAAAGGCAAAACCAGGAAGTGGTCGAAAAAAAAGCAAAG CTAAACATCAGAAGAGGATGAAGAGCgcaaaaatggtaaaaaaagatcagcaaaaaaaaactacagttGAACAAACTAATGACGATATCGAAAGTGGTTATGGAAATGATGGCAGTGAAGATGACTTAGACGACATCTTTCAAACAATCAGTGATAAACTTTGA